Within Paenibacillus albicereus, the genomic segment CCCGGTGCAGCGGTTCCGCCTCGGCAAGCGCGGCCTGATCGTGCCGGACTACGCGGCCGACCTCGTCGTCTTCGACCCGGACACGATCCGCGACACCGCCACCTACTCCGATCCCAAGCAGCAGCCCGAAGGCATCGGGACCGTCGTCGTCGCCGGCCGCATCGCCATGCAGGACGGCGTGCACACCGGCGCGCGCGGCGGCGGTTTCCTGCGGGCCTCGTCCTGCGCCTGCGGCCATGGGCACGCCCATGGCGGCCCCGGCCGCTGAGGCAGAGGCCGACCGATGCGGCATCGCCTCTGGGCGAAGTGTGCTCGGAGCAGGCGGATCCTTGCTGCGGCCGGCGGTTCCGCGCGGATTCCGCCGGCCTCCCATTCCCAAGAAGAGAGGAACCTACCTATGTCCATCATTGAAAAACGACTTGCCGAGCTCGGCATCACGCTGCCGGAGCTGCCGGCCCCGAAATTCTCCTACATCCCGGTCAACCGGACCGGCAACCTGATCTACACCTCCGGCTTCGACTGCCGCATCGACGGCGTGCTCATGTACGAAGGCAAGGTCGGCTCCGACCTGACGATCGAGCAGGGGCAGGAAGCGGCCCGCCAGGTCGTCATCAACCTGCTGGCCGCCATGAAGGCGCATCTCGGCGACCTTGACCGCGTCGTCAAGATCGTCAAGCTGCTCGGCTTCGTCAACAGCGCGCCGGGCTTCGGCGACCAGCCGTACGTCATGAACGCGGCGTCCGACCTGCTGATCGAAGTGTTCGGCGAGGAGGGCCGCCACGCCCGCAGCGCCATCGGCACGAGCGACCTGCCGTTCCACACGCCGGTCGAGATCGAGCTCATCGCGGAAGTCCGCGACTAGCCGTCCTCGCCGCGCCTGCTGGGATCGCAGGCAACGTGAATGATGCAAGCAGCCGCAGTTGCGGCTGCTTTTTGCTTTTTCCGAAAGGTCTTGCGGCTCTGCTGCCGTCCTGAGTGGTTGAATGTCCAGGATCCATTTCTTTCCTCTGCAAACTTAATGTACATATTGTATATTACTTCACAAAATAGATGAATCGTCGTATACTGGGGATGCAACGGATGAAGCGCTTGCAGAATGCGGCAAGGCGGACCGCTCGAACGGGCCGCTGGCCGAATCTTTGAAGCATGCGGCTTCAAACCGACGGAAAGGGGAACGACAGCAATGGGACGACTGACAGGCAAGACGGCGATCATCACAGGAGCGGCTACAGGCATGGGAGCGGAGGAGGCGCGTCTGTTCGCCCGCGAGGGAGCGCAGGTCGTGCTGACCGACGTGAATCTCGAGGCGATGAACCAGGTCACGGAAGAGATCAAGGCGGCAGGAGGCGAGGCGCTTGCGCTCAAGCATAACGTCGCATCCGAAGAGGAGTGGACGAATGTCGTCGAAGAAACGGTCGCCCGCTTCGGCAAGGTCGACAT encodes:
- a CDS encoding RidA family protein, with product MSIIEKRLAELGITLPELPAPKFSYIPVNRTGNLIYTSGFDCRIDGVLMYEGKVGSDLTIEQGQEAARQVVINLLAAMKAHLGDLDRVVKIVKLLGFVNSAPGFGDQPYVMNAASDLLIEVFGEEGRHARSAIGTSDLPFHTPVEIELIAEVRD